The following proteins are encoded in a genomic region of Columba livia isolate bColLiv1 breed racing homer chromosome 17, bColLiv1.pat.W.v2, whole genome shotgun sequence:
- the HORMAD2 gene encoding HORMA domain-containing protein 2 isoform X2: MATQQLLQTRQKKKPSKEAVLLPTTIATEQQSAVLVKRLLAVSVSCITYMRGLFPESSYGTRYLDDLCLKILREDKSCLGSLQIVKWIQGCFDALERQYLHIAVLAIYTNPKEPETVTELYQFKFKYKKDMPQMDIISNQMNFVNGVCSEDIKQASRLLIRKLYLLMQNLGPLPNDITLTMKLLYYNDVTPQDYQPPGFKEDESPGDLLFDGDPVNLRVGSVSTGFHLMKVRVTTEKKRIETIDSNLIQKNGPTEISHQGLDCDEEEEEGSTKNHPLPVRADSSECKEDKSNTCSAWKTEASFCTQDTDKLPEPCV; encoded by the exons ATGGCTACTCAACAGCTTTTACAGActaggcaaaagaaaaagccctcTAAG GAAGCGGTGCTGCTCCCCACCACAATCGCCACGGAGCAGCAGTCGGCGGTGCTGGTGAAGAGGCTGCTGGCTGTCTCCGTGTCCTGCATCACCTACATGAGGGGCCTGTTCCCAGAGAGCTCCTATGGAACTCGCTATTTAGATG ACCTCTGTCTAAAAATTCTCCGAGAAGATAAAAGCTGTCTGGGATCACTACAGATAGTCAAGTG GATTCAAGGTTGTTTTGATGCTTTGGAGAGGCAGTAT TTACACATCGCTGTCCTCGCA ATTTACACCAATCCCAAGGAACCGGAG ACAGTGACTGAACTGTACCAGTTCAAATTCAAGTACAAAAAGGACATGCCCCAGATGGACATAATCAG CAACCAAATGAACTTTGTGAATGGGGTgtgcagcgaggacatcaaacAGGCCAGCCGGCTCCTGATCCGTAAACTCTACCTGTTAATGCAAAACCTTGGCCCGCTTCCCAACGACATCACCCTGACCATGAAACTCCTCTACTACAATGATG TGACTCCCCAAGATTACCAGCCCCCAGGCTTTAAGGAAGATGAGAGTCCCGGTGACCTGCTGTTTGACGGCGATCCTGTCAACCTGAGAGTAGGGTCAGTCTCCACTGGGTTCCACCTCATGAAAGTCAGAGTGACCACGGAAAAGAAGAGAATAGAGACAATTGACAGCAACCTGATCCAGAAGAATGGCCCGACGGAGATCTCCCATCAAGGGTTAGACTGtgatgaagaggaagaggaggggagcACAAAG AATCACCCGCTCCCTGTCCGAGCAGATTCAAGTGAGTGCAAAGAGGACAAAAGCAAcacctgttcagcctggaaaacagAAGCATCTTTTTGCACTCAAGATACAG ATAAGCTGCCTGAACCTTGTGTTTAG
- the HORMAD2 gene encoding HORMA domain-containing protein 2 isoform X1, which translates to MATQQLLQTRQKKKPSKEAVLLPTTIATEQQSAVLVKRLLAVSVSCITYMRGLFPESSYGTRYLDDLCLKILREDKSCLGSLQIVKWIQGCFDALERQYLHIAVLAIYTNPKEPETVTELYQFKFKYKKDMPQMDIISNQMNFVNGVCSEDIKQASRLLIRKLYLLMQNLGPLPNDITLTMKLLYYNDVTPQDYQPPGFKEDESPGDLLFDGDPVNLRVGSVSTGFHLMKVRVTTEKKRIETIDSNLIQKNGPTEISHQGLDCDEEEEEGSTKNHPLPVRADSSECKEDKSNTCSAWKTEASFCTQDTDGKKKVEIKETGRMPHSGASQQISCLNLVFSQEEVTGPAKKRKVSEPEKLLLEGRK; encoded by the exons ATGGCTACTCAACAGCTTTTACAGActaggcaaaagaaaaagccctcTAAG GAAGCGGTGCTGCTCCCCACCACAATCGCCACGGAGCAGCAGTCGGCGGTGCTGGTGAAGAGGCTGCTGGCTGTCTCCGTGTCCTGCATCACCTACATGAGGGGCCTGTTCCCAGAGAGCTCCTATGGAACTCGCTATTTAGATG ACCTCTGTCTAAAAATTCTCCGAGAAGATAAAAGCTGTCTGGGATCACTACAGATAGTCAAGTG GATTCAAGGTTGTTTTGATGCTTTGGAGAGGCAGTAT TTACACATCGCTGTCCTCGCA ATTTACACCAATCCCAAGGAACCGGAG ACAGTGACTGAACTGTACCAGTTCAAATTCAAGTACAAAAAGGACATGCCCCAGATGGACATAATCAG CAACCAAATGAACTTTGTGAATGGGGTgtgcagcgaggacatcaaacAGGCCAGCCGGCTCCTGATCCGTAAACTCTACCTGTTAATGCAAAACCTTGGCCCGCTTCCCAACGACATCACCCTGACCATGAAACTCCTCTACTACAATGATG TGACTCCCCAAGATTACCAGCCCCCAGGCTTTAAGGAAGATGAGAGTCCCGGTGACCTGCTGTTTGACGGCGATCCTGTCAACCTGAGAGTAGGGTCAGTCTCCACTGGGTTCCACCTCATGAAAGTCAGAGTGACCACGGAAAAGAAGAGAATAGAGACAATTGACAGCAACCTGATCCAGAAGAATGGCCCGACGGAGATCTCCCATCAAGGGTTAGACTGtgatgaagaggaagaggaggggagcACAAAG AATCACCCGCTCCCTGTCCGAGCAGATTCAAGTGAGTGCAAAGAGGACAAAAGCAAcacctgttcagcctggaaaacagAAGCATCTTTTTGCACTCAAGATACAG ATGGAAAGAAGAAGGTGGAAATAAAGGAGACGGGCAGGATGCCTCATTCAGGGGCATCTCAGCAG ATAAGCTGCCTGAACCTTGTGTTTAGCCAGGAAGAGGTAACAGGACCCGCgaagaaaaggaaggtcagCGAACCAGAGAAGCTGCTTCTGGAAGGCAGGAAATGA